One Aegilops tauschii subsp. strangulata cultivar AL8/78 chromosome 7, Aet v6.0, whole genome shotgun sequence genomic window carries:
- the LOC109770983 gene encoding L-ascorbate oxidase — protein MRALFAWCALLLACGGVMHCAEAAKARHLKWEVSHMFWSPDCEEKVLIGINGQFPGPTIRAKAGDTIVVELKNGLHTEGVVIHWHGVRQIGTPWADGTAAISQCAINPEETFTYRFVVDKPGTYFYHGHYGMQRAAGLYGSLIVDVADGEEEPFKYDGELNLLLSDWYHESIYNQMVGLSSSPMRWIGEPQSLLINGRGQFNCSLAAAHTPGTKQCTAGGNRHCAPVILPVEPNKTYRLRIASTTSLASLNLAIGKHKLTVVEADGNYVAPFVVDDMDIYSGDSYSVLLTTDQDPSSNYWVSIGVRGRTPKTAPALALLNYRPNRGFKLPAIAPPVTPAWNDTAHSKAFTTQIKARAGTPPPPATSDRRIELLNTQNKLDGHIKWSINNVSLVLPATPYLGSLKLGLKTALAAARPADTFGRAYDVTRPPHNPNTTTGDNVYVLRHNTTVDVVLQNANALQHNVSEVHPWHLHGHDFWVLGYGEGAYRGDAADAARLNLVNPPLRNTAVIFPYGWTALRFVADNPGVWAFHCHIEPHLHMGMGVIFAEAIDRVGKVPKEAVSCGATATALMNGDHL, from the exons ATGAGGGCTCTCTTTGCATGGTGCGCCCTCCTCTTGGCGTGCGGCGGCGTGATGCATTGCGCGGAGGCGGCCAAGGCCAGGCACCTCAAGTGGGAGGTGAGCCACATGTTCTGGTCGCCGGACTGCGAGGAGAAGGTGCTCATCGGCATCAACGGCCAGTTCCCCGGCCCCACCATCCGGGCCAAGGCCGGCGACACCATCGTCGTCGAGCTCAAGAACGGGCTGCACACCGAGGGCGTCGTCATCCACTGGCACGGCGTCAGACAG ATTGGAACGCCATGGGCGGACGGCACGGCCGCCATCTCCCAGTGCGCCATCAACCCGGAAGAAACCTTCACTTATCGATTCGTCGTCGACAAG CCGGGGACATACTTCTACCACGGGCACTACGGCATGCAGAGGGCGGCGGGGCTGTACGGCTCTCTGATCGTGGATGTGGCGGATGGGGAGGAGGAGCCGTTCAAGTATGACGGCGAGCTGAACCTGCTCCTCAGCGACTGGTACCACGAGAGCATCTACAACCAGATGGTTGGCCTCTCCTCCAGCCCCATGAGATGGATCGGCGAGCCCCAG TCGTTGCTGATCAACGGTAGGGGGCAGTTCAACTGCTCGCTCGCGGCGGCGCACACGCCGGGCACCAAGCAGTGCACCGCCGGCGGCAACAGGCATTGCGCGCCGGTGATCCTCCCCGTCGAGCCCAACAAGACCTACAGGCTCCGGATCGCCAGCACCACCTCGCTGGCTTCCCTCAACCTCGCGATCGGG aaGCACAAGCTGACGGTGGTGGAGGCTGACGGCAACTACGTGGCGCCGTTCGTGGTGGACGACATGGACATCTACTCCGGCGACAGCTACTCCGTCCTGCTCACCACCGACCAGGACCCGTCGTCCAACTACTGGGTCAGCATCGGCGTGCGTGGCCGGACGCCCAAGACGGCGCCGGCACTGGCCCTGCTCAACTACCGCCCCAACCGCGGGTTCAAGCTGCCGGCCATCGCGCCGCCGGTGACCCCTGCGTGGAACGACACCGCGCACAGCAAGGCGTTCACGACCCAGATCAAGGCCCGCGCCGGCacgcccccgccgccggcgacgtcGGACCGCCGCATCGAGCTGCTCAACACGCAGAACAAGCTGGACGGGCACATCAAGTGGTCCATCAACAACGTGTCCCTGGTGCTCCCGGCGACGCCGTACCTGGGCTCCCTGAAGCTGGGGCTCAAGACGGCGCTGGCCGCCGCGCGGCCGGCGGACACGTTCGGGCGCGCCTACGACGTGACGCGGCCGCCGCACAACCCCAACACGACGACGGGGGACAACGTCTACGTGCTCCGCCACAACACCACGGTGGACGTGGTGCTCCAGAACGCCAACGCGCTCCAGCACAACGTCAGCGAGGTGCACCCGTGGCACCTGCACGGCCACGACTTCTGGGTGCTGGGGTACGGCGAGGGCGCGTACAGGGGCGACGCCGCCGACGCGGCGAGGCTGAACCTGGTGAACCCGCCgctgcggaacacggcggtgatCTTCCCGTACGGGTGGACGGCGCTGCGGTTCGTGGCGGACAACCCCGGGGTGTGGGCGTTCCACTGCCACATCGAGCCGCACCTCCACATGGGCATGGGGGTCATCTTCGCCGAGGCCATCGACCGCGTCGGCAAGGTGCCCAAGGAGGCCGTCTCCTGCGGCGCCACGGCCACCGCGCTCATGAACGGCGACCACCTCTGA